A window of Pseudodesulfovibrio sp. JC047 contains these coding sequences:
- the fdhF gene encoding formate dehydrogenase subunit alpha yields MRYIIINDTPIEFKENQTLLEAATEAGINIPTLCQGDVCNCDSCCELSVAENIATGELISTSTTLASEGLTLTTESPKVFAARKEKLTSIFSTGAHNCFSAKLPEGKCAPGHLEARELEWHDHDCPAKGSCTLQKLAGKHKVAVKDVPLTIETPIVDNHSPFIARDYSRCIKCGQCIAVCQDIGQNAISRKAYKGTWHPSVDMVKCTHCGQCVEACPVGALFDKKALGIAKKKVKKVQTTCPYCGTGCQLTLHVKDEKIIKVTADEDVLPNKGRLCVKGRFGYDFIYSENRLKTPLIKENGKFREASWDEALDLVASKFMEIRKESGPDAIAGLSCARSITEDSYNMQKLLRGSIGTNNIDHCARTUHAPTVVGLTTMLGSGAMSNNFEDIEKAETILVIGSNMTVAHPVVATFVHNAVENGKKLVVIDPRATKLTEWATMHLRLEIGSDVALINSIMHVLINEELYDVDYVKNWVDGFNDLKKTVKRYAPEAVEKITGVPAQQVVDLAHLLAESKPAMLIYTLGITEHTSGVHNVYSCANLQLLLGNIGIPGGGVNPLRGQNNVQGACDAGALPDTFPGYEKVEDPAARRKFQKAWNVSELPAKEGIRLPAMLDGLKTGKVRGFYVFGEDPATTEPDMHHVHDCLSSAEFMVCNDIFPTKTTEYADVVFPSAGWSEDDGTFINTERRVNRVRKVSPPPGEARPNWWIFRELAKRMGDIWESSCAQEIWDNEMAPQCAMLNGISYDRLEHGSLQWPVPHAHHPGTPHLFKETPRLFRDIKFKDEKAHFQAVDWTPPAETPDSEYPLILSTGRRLYHYNCSSQTGNAIGLNELLDEEIADIAPEDAKRLGFKTGEMIQLTSRRGTITVRANVTSEVPEGMVWMAFHFYANNSNWLTNSASDPISDTAEYKACSVRIDYPAP; encoded by the coding sequence ATGCGATACATTATCATCAACGACACACCGATCGAATTCAAAGAGAATCAGACACTCCTGGAAGCGGCCACGGAAGCAGGAATCAACATTCCGACACTGTGCCAGGGAGACGTGTGCAATTGCGATTCCTGCTGCGAACTCAGTGTCGCGGAAAACATTGCCACCGGAGAGCTGATCTCCACGTCAACAACCCTTGCCTCGGAAGGATTGACGTTGACAACCGAATCTCCCAAGGTCTTTGCAGCCCGCAAGGAAAAGCTGACATCAATCTTTTCCACGGGGGCACACAACTGTTTTTCCGCCAAACTCCCTGAGGGCAAATGCGCTCCGGGCCATCTCGAAGCCCGGGAACTGGAATGGCATGACCATGATTGCCCGGCCAAAGGCTCATGCACGTTGCAAAAGCTGGCAGGCAAGCACAAGGTCGCGGTCAAGGACGTTCCGCTGACCATTGAAACACCCATTGTGGACAACCACTCCCCCTTTATCGCCCGGGACTACAGCCGGTGCATCAAATGCGGTCAATGCATCGCCGTTTGTCAGGATATCGGACAAAACGCCATTTCTCGCAAAGCCTACAAAGGCACCTGGCATCCGTCTGTCGATATGGTCAAATGCACGCATTGCGGTCAATGTGTCGAAGCATGTCCCGTGGGTGCGCTTTTCGACAAGAAAGCCCTTGGAATCGCGAAAAAAAAAGTCAAAAAAGTCCAGACAACCTGTCCATATTGCGGGACCGGATGTCAACTGACCCTGCACGTCAAGGATGAAAAGATCATCAAGGTGACTGCGGATGAAGACGTGTTGCCCAACAAGGGCAGACTGTGCGTCAAAGGCCGTTTCGGCTATGACTTCATCTATTCCGAAAACAGGCTCAAAACACCGCTCATCAAGGAAAACGGGAAATTTCGGGAAGCCTCCTGGGACGAGGCCCTTGACCTGGTCGCGTCAAAATTCATGGAAATCCGCAAGGAATCAGGCCCGGACGCCATCGCTGGTTTGAGCTGTGCCCGAAGCATCACCGAAGATTCATACAACATGCAGAAGTTGCTCAGGGGGAGCATCGGGACGAACAACATCGACCATTGCGCACGAACCTGACACGCGCCCACAGTCGTCGGTCTGACGACAATGCTCGGTTCAGGTGCCATGTCCAACAACTTTGAAGATATTGAAAAGGCGGAAACAATCCTCGTCATCGGTTCAAACATGACCGTGGCACACCCGGTTGTCGCAACCTTTGTTCACAATGCCGTGGAAAACGGCAAAAAACTGGTTGTCATTGACCCTCGTGCGACCAAGCTCACTGAGTGGGCCACCATGCATTTGCGTTTGGAAATTGGCTCTGACGTTGCGCTGATAAACTCCATCATGCACGTGCTCATCAACGAAGAACTATATGATGTGGACTATGTGAAGAATTGGGTCGATGGATTCAATGACCTCAAGAAGACCGTGAAACGGTATGCTCCCGAAGCAGTGGAAAAAATCACCGGCGTACCGGCACAGCAGGTCGTGGATCTCGCGCATCTGCTCGCCGAATCCAAACCGGCCATGCTCATCTACACACTGGGAATCACCGAGCACACCTCCGGCGTGCACAATGTCTACAGTTGCGCCAACCTGCAACTGTTACTCGGGAACATCGGTATTCCAGGTGGAGGCGTCAATCCATTACGCGGGCAAAACAACGTTCAGGGTGCCTGCGATGCCGGAGCATTGCCCGACACGTTCCCCGGCTATGAAAAAGTCGAAGACCCCGCCGCTCGTCGGAAATTCCAGAAGGCCTGGAATGTCTCGGAACTCCCGGCCAAGGAAGGCATACGGCTTCCCGCCATGCTGGATGGGCTGAAAACCGGCAAGGTCCGTGGATTCTACGTCTTTGGCGAAGATCCCGCGACAACGGAACCGGATATGCATCATGTCCATGACTGCCTTTCTTCGGCCGAATTCATGGTCTGCAACGACATCTTCCCCACCAAGACCACCGAATATGCGGATGTGGTGTTCCCGTCCGCTGGATGGAGTGAGGATGACGGAACATTCATCAATACCGAACGTCGGGTCAACCGTGTTCGCAAAGTGTCCCCGCCTCCAGGAGAGGCCCGGCCAAACTGGTGGATTTTCCGCGAACTGGCGAAACGGATGGGCGATATCTGGGAATCCTCCTGCGCACAAGAAATCTGGGACAACGAAATGGCACCGCAATGCGCTATGTTGAACGGCATCTCCTATGACCGCCTTGAACACGGTTCATTGCAATGGCCGGTGCCACACGCGCATCATCCGGGCACACCGCATCTCTTCAAAGAGACACCCCGACTGTTCCGCGACATCAAATTCAAGGACGAAAAAGCGCACTTCCAGGCCGTTGACTGGACACCGCCAGCGGAAACACCTGACAGTGAATACCCGCTCATCTTGAGCACTGGCAGACGACTGTATCATTACAATTGCAGTTCCCAAACAGGCAATGCCATCGGACTCAATGAGTTGCTGGATGAGGAAATCGCCGACATCGCACCGGAAGACGCCAAACGGCTCGGGTTCAAAACCGGCGAGATGATCCAACTCACATCCCGGCGTGGCACCATTACGGTTCGGGCCAATGTGACATCGGAAGTCCCTGAAGGTATGGTCTGGATGGCTTTCCACTTCTATGCAAACAATTCAAACTGGCTCACCAACTCGGCGTCGGATCCGATTTCCGACACCGCAGAATACAAAGCCTGTTCCGTCAGGATCGATTATCCTGCGCCATAA